From Brienomyrus brachyistius isolate T26 chromosome 21, BBRACH_0.4, whole genome shotgun sequence, the proteins below share one genomic window:
- the gyg1a gene encoding glycogenin-1a, with the protein MEDQAFVTLATNDSYAKGAMVLAKSLRSYNTSRKLVALMGPHVSDAYREVLGATFDEVRLVDVLDSGDSAHLALMNRPELGVTLTKLHCWTLTHYTKCVFMDADTLVLANVDELFEREELSAAPDPGWPDCFNSGVFVFRPSNETYGRILQLCSESGSFDGGDQGVLNTFFSNWATADISKHLPFIYNLSSSAFYSYLPAFKQFGGNAKVVHFLGSLKPWNYSYDAETKTIRGHAQEPCTLHPDFLLKWWDVFSTSVTPMLKEQHRAESFLSVSSHNIDDIRKGVSHIHVAEPLPQPELSSEERRRRWEQGQADYMGMDSFENIQRKLDSFLK; encoded by the exons ATGGAAG ACCAGGCTTTCGTAACATTGGCCACCAACGACAGCTATGCCAAGGGGGCCATGGTGCTAGCCAAGTCCCTACGGAGTTACAACACCTCCAGGAAACTAGTGGCTCTGATGGGCCCCCACGTGTCAGACGCCTACAG AGAGGTACTCGGCGCGACCTTCGACGAGGTGCGGCTCGTTGACGTGCTCGACAGCGGGGACTCGGCCCACCTGGCCCTGATGAACCGGCCCGAATTGGGTGTGACGCTCACCAAACTCCACTGCTGGACCCTCACACACTACACCAAGTGCGTGTTCATGGATGCCGACACACTG GTTCTGGCAAACGTGGATGAGCTGTTCGAGCGGGAAGAGCTTTCAGCTGCCCCCGACCCCGGCTGGCCAGACTGCTTCAACTCCGGCGTGTTCGTGTTCCGCCCGTCCAACGAGACCTACGGCAGAATCCTCCAGCTATGCTCAGAGAGTGGCAGCTTTGACG GGGGGGACCAGGGAGTCCTCAACACATTTTTCAGCAATTGGGCGACGGCGGACATCTCCAAGCATCTGCCCTTCATCTACAACCTCAGCAGCTCAGCCTTCTACTCGTACCTCCCAGCATTTAAGCA GTTTGGGGGCAATGCCAAAGTGGTCCATTTCCTGGGATCACTCAAGCCGTGGAACTACTCCTACGACGCAGAGACGAAGACCATCAGGGGTCATGCCCAGGAGCCTTGCACACTCCACCCCGACTTCCTGCTGAAGTGGTGGGACGTCTTCTCCACCTCAGTGACTCCCATGCTGAAAGAGCAGCACAGAGCGGAGTCTTTCCTCTCTGTATCCAGTCACAATATT GATGACATCCGGAAGGGGGTGTCTCACATACATGTCGCTGAGCCCCTCCCGCAGCCGGAGCTCTCCTCAGAGGAACGCAGGCGGAGGTGGGAACAGGGACAAGCAGACTACATGGGAATGGACTCCTTCGAGAACATACAAAGGAAGCTCGACTCCTTCCTTAAGTAA
- the agtr1a gene encoding type-1 angiotensin II receptor produces the protein MSGSYPLIFTLIPVVYGCNFVIGIVGNSMVVAVIYCYMKLKTVANIFVLNLAVSDLTFLLTLPMWAIVTATGYNWPFGSFLCKVTASLVIFNLYTSVFFLTSLSIDRYLALVHPVRSRQCRTVANASITCIIIWAFAFLLSVPTAVTRDVFQIKDSNITVCAILDRNELNYNLVALSLMKSVLGFLIPFAIIITCYCLIGKALLDAHGVQKSRSHGDEVLKMLAAVVLAFFLCWMPHQIFHFMDTLVLLKVIQNCHMLDIIDTAMPFTICIAYFNSCMNPILYGFVGKNFRRNLLKLLKGRGPANPSHASLSAKMSNVSYRASEPLHLSANRTTSLPSVK, from the coding sequence ATGTCTGGCAGTTACCCCCTCATCTTCACACTCATCCCTGTCGTCTACGGCTGCAACTTTGTCATCGGCATCGTGGGAAACAGCATGGTGGTGGCCGTCATCTACTGCTACATGAAGCTGAAGACGGTGGCCAACATCTTCGTCCTCAACCTTGCCGTGTCCGACCTCACCTTCCTCCTCACGTTGCCCATGTGGGCTATTGTCACTGCAACGGGCTATAACTGGCCCTTTGGTAGTTTTCTGTGCAAAGTCACAGCCAGCCTCGTCATCTTCAACCTGTACACCAGTGTCTTCTTCCTCACCTCGCTTAGCATCGATCGCTACCTAGCCCTGGTGCACCCGGTCCGCTCACGCCAGTGCCGCACGGTGGCCAACGCCAGCATCACCTGCATCATCATCTGGGCCTTCGCCTTCCTTCTCAGCGTCCCCACTGCTGTAACCAGGGACGTCTTCCAGATCAAGGACTCCAACATCACTGTATGCGCCATTCTGGACAGGAACGAACTCAACTACAATCTGGTGGCCCTGAGCCTGATGAAGAGTGTGCTGGGCTTCCTCATCCCCTTTGCCATCATCATCACCTGCTACTGCCTGATCGGAAAGGCTCTGCTGGACGCCCACGGGGTGCAGAAGAGCCGTTCACATGGCGATGAGGTCCTGAAGATGTTGGCGGCTGTAGTGTTGGCCTTCTTCCTTTGCTGGATGCCGCACCAGATCTTTCACTTCATGGACACACTGGTGCTCCTCAAGGTCATCCAGAACTGCCACATGCTGGACATCATCGACACCGCCATGCCGTTCACCATCTGCATCGCCTACTTCAACAGCTGCATGAATCCCATCCTCTATGGGTTCGTGGGGAAGAACTTCAGAAGGAACCTGCTGAAGCTCCTGAAGGGGAGGGGGCCTGCAAACCCCTCCCACGCCAGCCTCAGTGCCAAGATGAGCAACGTCTCCTATCGGGCCTCAGAGCCGCTGCACCTCTCTGCCAACAGGACAACCAGTCTGCCCAGTGTCAAATAA